From the genome of Alicyclobacillus sp. SO9:
TTATGGTCCCGATGGATTCGGTCAGCGGCTTCACGCCGGAATGGTTCTGGCTATCGAGCCCATCATGAGCCTTGGTTCGCCATTTATGGTCAGACAATCCAACGGATGGACCGATGCTACCGTTGATAATAGTTATAGTGCCCATTTTGAACACACAGTGCTCATCACGCAGGGGGCGGCAGAAGTCTTGACCAAGGATGCAGAAAGCGGGATTTTTGCAAATACATAAGTAAACAAGCAGGTGCTATTCCAGCAAACGCAGAATGAGAGCAGTGAGAGCAGAATGAGATAGGGAACAACCAAACAACAAGGTGGATGATCTATGGACGAGCAGCACGTTGTCGTACGACGGGAAGGTATGGAGTCTTGCCCGGTACGCAGAAATCTTGTCTACAAAACGGCTGAGGATACGGAACTAAAATTTGATTTATACTACCCAGCGCACTATGATGGCACATCACTTTTACCTGCAGTGATTTTTGCGCACGGTGAAGCGCCCTGGGAAGTGCTGTACAACGCCAAAGACTGGGGACAGTATACAGGCTGGGGACAACTTGCTGCGTCAGCGGGCATAGTTGGCATTACGTTTACCAGAAGGCCCAGTGCGGGATTCACTGAGCTTAAGACGGCCTCCGGTGATGTCAATGACTTTTTTGAACACATGTCAAAGCATGCCGAAGACTTTGGTGTAGACACAGAGCGACTTGCTCTCTGGGTTTGCTCTGCGGGCGGACCGGCGGCACTTTCTGTTGCACTGCAAGAACGCGTTCTAAGATTTAAAGCCGTCGCTGCTTTGTATACGCTCATGAATCTAACTCACATCGACGAGTTGCAAGGAGAGATATCTTCATCTGAGGCACGCCACTATTCACCAATTTGGGCCCTTCACGACAGGCCTTCAGAGGAAGTTCCGCCAATGATGGTGGTGCGGGCAGGCCGAGACAACGAAGTCATCAATCAGTCAATCGACGATTTCACAGCAAAGTGTTTTGCACGCAATCTGCCCATCACGGTTGTAAATCATAAAGACGGGCAACACGGCTTCGATGTCCGAGATAATACTTCTATGTCGAGATACGTCATTGATAGTGTGTTGCTGTTTTTAGGATATCACCTTCACGGGAGCGCCAATTAAAGTTATCTGTGCGTTCCTTCTGGAAAATATCAATTTGCGAGAGAGACTATGAAGTGACATAATGTCATTGTGGTCGCAGTGGACGACAAAGCGTTAGAATCAGCCTTGATATGGCGACAAGGCATTGCAAGGAGACAGCAAATGAAGCACATAACAAAAATACCTGTACGATTTAGTGACACAGATATGTTGGGGCATGTTAACAATTCTCGCTATTTTACCTATATGGAGGAGTCGCGCATTGATTTTCTCCAAACTGTAGTGGCGAATGACGCGGGTACAATTCCGTTGATTATTGCTTCAGCGCAAGTTCATTTTCGAGCTCAGACCTTTTATCCACAGACGCTCAAAATAGAGTCTTGGGTTTCACGATGGGGCAATTCAAGCTTCGACGTGACCTCAGAGATGTATGACGAAGAGACAGGTACATTGGTATTCGAAGGCGTGGCTGTGCTCGTCCACTTTGATTATGATGAGCAAAAACCGTCGAGAGTTCCTGAGGCGTACCGCGAGAAACTGTTACCGTATTCACATGAAGGATAGGTCTAGGATGAGGGCTGTTCATATCCCAAAAACCGGATGCGGCCCCAGCCGAACCACGATGATGTACGGGTACACGAACAGCAAGAAGGATAATTGAAAAGAGGGACGCATTTTGGAATTTTGATGAAAAGTTGGCGTCCCTCACGTTTATAACCAAGCCCTGTAGTGCAATTGACTTCAGGTCTTGTGTTGAAATTTAAGAGTTTAGAAGTTTAAGGAATTCACGCATAAAGCCAGGTAAATCAGGCCAGGCGTGTCCAGACACAAGGTTACCGTCAACGTGGAGCGTTTCATCAATGTACCTGGCGCCCATTAATTCTACGGAGGGTTTGCATGCAATGTAAGCAGTCATGCTCCTGCCTTGTAGTTTTGGCGCAACAGTCTCCAAAACCTGAGCCGCGTGGCAGATAGCGCCGACGGGTTTGTTTGTGTCGAAGAAGTGTCCAATAATCCTCGGAACATCCCTGTTCAGCCGTATATATTCCGGAGCGCGTCCGCCAGGAATAATCAGCGCATCAAACTCCTCTGGATTGACTTCTTCATAGGCTACATTGGCCTCTAATTGATAGCCTGGTTTCTCGGTATACGTATCCCAATCTTCGAAGTCGTGGACTACAGTGTGCAAAGTCTTTTTTGAAGGAGCGGCTATCACAGCAGAGATATTTTCTTCAAGCAGGCGATAGAAAGGATAATACACTTCCAGGGCTTCCACGGCATCTCCAGTAAGAATCAAGACCTTCTTTGGCAAGATGAACCCTCCTTTGAATATCTGCATACTCCTTAAGACGTGGATATGTCTGCCAGACAATCGTCATGGACAAAGATATTATGACACATATATCCGCTTCCTGCACATAGTGGACACAAGGCTGCGGTTAAGGTAGACGTTATACCACTAAATATCTTCCGCATAAAGATATTTAGTGGTATACTGCGTTCGGGTGAAGCGTATGACGAATGTAAAGAAACATCCCGGAAGGCCAAAAGCGGGTCAAGCAGAGACTTTACCATTAGGAACGGCCGACGCAAACCGCGATAACTCGAAACCCACTGCGGACGAATTGGCGGCGCAGTTGGACGACATTTTGCCGACCGTCGCGTCTAGGCTCTTGCACTTTATCCGTGTTGTGCCTGGAACGGAGATTACAAGAGTCCAAGAATTCCTGCTGCGTCACCTGCACGCGCAGGGCCCCTGTACGGCTTCAACGATTGGTTCGATGCTCGGCATTACGTCCGGACCCGTGACCAGTCTGACCAAAAGGCTCATAGAGAAAGGCTTGATTGCCCGTTATAACGATACCGAAGATGGCCGAATTCACTGGTTTCGGCTGACACCGAGTGGCGTTGAACTGGTACAGCAGGTGGCCAGTTACCGTCGAACCGAGTGGAAACGGTTGGTGGAAAAACTCGGGGAGACCGTACAGCCGAAGGCTTGGCTTTGATGAAGGATACCATGCGCAGCCTGAACGACTTAATGTAGGATTTACCAGAATCTCCGGATTTTATATTCGATTTTATCTTCAATATAAAGATAAATATAAAGATACAGATGTGAAGTGTGCAGCCGTCATCATCGTAGAGGCGTTGGCTGCAGTGTTGGAGCTTATTGTGGGATGAAAAGGAGTGTGGAAGTTTTGCTGTCCAGATATGCACACATTGTCAACAAGTTTAAGTGGCTCATTGTGATTCTGTGGATCGCTGTGGTAGCAGCCGCAGTACTATACCTGCCGAACCTGCAGACTGTGGTTTCCCGACAAAGTCAGACCTACCTTCCGAACAGTGCTGAGAGCGTCGTCGCAGGAAAGTTGGCTAACCAGATTGACACGAAGCACAAGTCACAGAGCACCGTCGTGGTTGCCATCCGGAATTCACATGGACTGACTAACCAAGATCGGGGTTATTTAGCCCAAAGAGTTCAAGACCTGCAGAACCAAGCGTCATCGTTCCATATTACCTACATGCAAGATGTGTCAAATTCGCCGAGCAGTGTCGCAAGCAAGTTCACCAGCAAGGACAACACAACTGAAATTGCCGTTATCGGGCTGTCTCAGGGCATTACAGACCCCACGATTAACCATACCTTGAAACACCTGTACGCGTCGTTTTCTAATGTACCTTCAGGCGCGAAAGTATATTTTACGGGGAACGTCCCTATCCAGGAAGATGCTCTTCACGGAAGCCTCGATGCTGCTCAAAAGACGGCAGTTGTTACTGTGATACTGGTCTTGACAATTCTGCTCATCGTTTTTCGTTCTCTGCTGGCACCCTTGCTCACGTTAATCGCCATTGGCCTCTCCTATGTTGTATCCTCAGGTCTCGTGGCCTGGGCAGCGCAGCACGGACTTCCTGTTTCAACCTTTACGCAGACCTTTCTAATTGCCATCTTGATGGGGGCTGGAACGGACTACACGATGATTATGATGAATCGATTTCGTGAAGAACTGACCCGTACCCATGACAATGAAGAAGCGCTGACCGCCGCTCTCAGGGGAATCTCCAAGACTGTGGTTTTTAGTGCCCTCACGGTCCTCATCTCCTTCGCTGTCTTGTACTTTGCCCACTTTGGATTGTACCGTTCGGCGGTAGGCATCTCCATTGGGATTTTCATCACACTTCTTAACTGCGTGACACTGGTTCCTGCAGTCATGAGTCTGATGGGGAGGGCGCTGTATTGGCCGCTGCAACCCAAACCGGGAAGCAGTCACCGCCCTTCGAGAATTTGGAACTGGACCAGCGGAGTTTCGATCAGACGACCGTGGACAGTCTTACTCATCCTGGCGGTCATCCTTGTCCCAGTAGGACTGCTTTTTTCCAACGTTCGGACGTTTAACCCCATGACGGATATTTCAAACTCGACTTCAGTCAAAGGATTCAACGTGGTGGCCAAGGCTTTTGGTCAGGGGCAGGTGATGCCAACGACGATTGTTGTGAAAACCACTGCCAATCTGCGGACTTCGAAGGGTATGGACAGTATTCAGCAAATCTCAAGGAATTTGGCCGCCGTCCCTGGTGTAAAAGAGGTGGATAGTGCGACTCAGCCTGTCGGTAAGGTGATACAGGGCTTTGAGTTGGCGTATCAAAACGATCAGGCGTCCAGTGGACTGAAACAGATATCCGGTGGTCTATCCAAGCTTTCATCACAGCTTTCGGGCAATCAGGGTCAAAACGGTGTGTCGCAAATTGGACAATTACAAAATGGGTCTTCAAAGGTCACTTCCGGGATCAACAGCCTCGCGAAGGGAGCTTCTGGACTAGCGACCAACAGCCAAAAACTAGGAACCGGTGCCCAAGGCCTGGCGAACGGCATTTCAAAAGTGCAGGCCGGCGTATCGTCGTTGTCGTCAGGGACATCACAACTCGCCGCAACAGATCAAAAACTCGCCGGCACCGCAGGGGCGTTGGCAAATGCCATTGCAGCCTGGGCAAAGCAGCACCCCGCGAGTACCCAATCGCCATCTTGGCAACAGATTCAGGGGCTTGCAAAAGGACTTAGTACAGGTACAAATGCATCTGCCGCAGCCAGTACCAAGCTGGCCGCCGGTGCTAAGCAGGCTGCACAAGGCATGGCAGGTTTGGAAACTGGCGCAAGTAAATTGGCAGGGGGCGCCACGCAGTTTTCGCAGGGTGCCAGTCAACTTGCGTCAGGCGCAAATCAATTAGCATCTGGCAGCAAGCAGGTAACGAACGGTATTGGGAAAATCAAAACGGCCACAGGCAGCGAAGTTTCAGGTCTCGGTCAGGCTGCTGCGGGCACTGCAAAGATGCAGTCGGGCCTGACTAAGGTGCAGCGCTTTCTGCATCAGTCGAGGGTTGCGAGCAATCCAGGTTTCTATATCCCGCAAAGTACTCTGAGCAGCAACAAGAGCCTTCAGCAGGCGATGAATTCGTACATCTCGACGGACGGTCACATCGCAAAGTTTACAGTCGTACTCAAAGACAACCCCTATTCCATGGCAGCCATACGCACGATGACGCCTTTGCGACAGGCAGTCCAAATGGCATTGGCTGCGAGCCCCGTGGGACATGGGACCGTGTACATCGGTGGAACAACTGGAACTCAGGCCAATATGAATCAGCTGTCGAGCCAGGATTTTGTTCGAACCATGAGCATTGTCTTTATCGCGATTTTCATTCTATTGGCGATTTTGTTGCAATCAGTTCTGACACCGCTTTTTACGCTGATGTCTCTGGCGGCCACGTACTTTGTGACTATGGGCATCATCCAAAATATCGCCATCCATATGCTGCATCAGCCCGGCGTCAACTGGGCGGTTCCGTTCTTCGCGTTTCTGCTGCTGGTTGCTTTAGGGGTGGACTACAGCATCTTCCTGACCTCGCGCTTTGACGAAGAATATCGTGCGGGCCGTGGACCAGTCAGCGCCATGCGCCATTCCATGCGTGCCATGGGGAATGTGGTCTTCTCTGCCGCCCTCATCATGGCAGGTACGTTTGGTTCGATGATTGCGACAGGCATGTCGACGCTGACGGAGATTGGCCTATCGGTCGTAATTGGCTTGTTTCTGTACACCCTGCTCATGCTTGGCTTCTACACGCCTGCTGTAATTGCCATCATTGGGCGTGCACACGCGTGGCCATTTGTTCGAACTGCAGAAGAAGACGATACCGACTCGTTGGGCGCAGGCACAGTCCGCAATACACCAGAGTTGGAAAACTGAACAGGTTGAATAATATGTTCGCACGGTGGTAGCGATTCAGGTGAGGAACCAGCCTGGGATGGGATGTGTGATTGATATGCAGGGTGGAGGGATAGGGCCTGTGTTACAGATGAGTTTAAGAGCTCAACGCCTCATTTCTTTAGCAGAGCGTACGTTACCAGATTCCAGACCCAATGTAGTGCTTCCTATTGACTTGTTCGTCGGCGGTTTATATGAGCGGACCGGAGTGTTGGGGGAGTTATTTTTAAATGCTGATTTCGATTTGAGTAAGCTGGAACTGCAACGGCACAGACAAGCATCGGATGAGGATACAGTCTCAATGCTCCCGTTTAACTTGCCCGTATCGCAAAAGGTTGTGTCGCTAGTAAGAAGAGCCGACGAACTTCGAGAGTCATACCGTCAAACTGTTATTACAGAAGGGGATATTTGTAGCGGACTCCTTGAATTGGACGAAATTGTGTCTTTGCTTGAGTATTCGACGACAGGCATGACGAAGGAAGAAGTATTACACACTGTTTGTTCACCCAGAGACATGGTGGTACACCTTCGAGGATTTACAGAGAAGGATTCACGTCTGGGAAATACAGTCATACGCCGCGCACAACCCGCGGACTCAAAAGCACTCTTCGAGTTTGTAAGTCAGGAATTTGGAGAACGGTGGGTGAAACAGGTCTCGTATGGGTTGCGTCAAACGACTGTTCCTATATTTATAGCTATCGACAGTCGAGTGAGAGGATTTGCCTGTTACGACGTTGTTCGAGGGAAGAAAGGAACGTTTGGACCTATGGGGACATCTATAGAGTCTCGACAAAGCGGTATTGGACGAGCATTGCTGTTGCGCAGTCTAGCCGAAATGCAAAAGCTCGGCTATGATTATGCCGTCATCAAAAATGCCGGTCCCATTGAGTTCTATGAAATGACATGTGGTGCTGTTGTTGTGCCAAAGTTGCATCTGTGAAAGGTGACGCTGGAGGGGGCTTTCAGGCACCAAAGCAGGTACTCCGAGACGCATTCAAAACCAACTAGAGAAGTTTCTGTGAAATGGTAATATGTATGAGATAGACATTCCGGATTTTGTGCGGTGAAACGATAGCTCAAATTCAAGAGGGGGGGAGAGCTTATGACTTTATCGGACGTTTCCAAACCGGGTGTTGCTACACCCAGAACGGAGACGGCAGAATCGCAACAGCCATGCGTCACGCCACCCGTCAAACTGCGTCATTTAGCTTTACCCGGCGACGTTGAGACTGCTGCTTCCTGGTATGCAAATCCAGAGGTGCTCTACTTTTCTGAAGGCGCTAAGGTGCCGCCGTTTTCCAAGCACCGGATTGAAAACATGTACAGGTGGCTGTCTGAGAAGGGAACAGTCTATATCATTGAGGTCTTCGAGGGGAAGTGGGTCCCGGTTGGCGATGCTGCTCTCTGTAAGGACTTAATACCCATTGTGATTGGTGACAATAGATACCGGAATCGCGGCATTGGCAGTCGGGTGCTAGAACTGCTGATTGAGGACGCGATAACGCTTGGTTGGAATACACTCATTGCACATAAGGTGTTTTCCTATAACACTCCATCTATTAAACTTTTTGAGAAATACGGATTTATAAGGACGTTCGTTGGCGTCGACGAAAATGGAGAAATGTTCTTTCGCTATGAAAAGTCTTTGCACTGATTCGCGATTTTGTGAACATCCAAGCTTCGTTTGATTACGGCATCTGATATTCATGTCTCCTTTATGATGCATGAAATGAGTTGAAAGAAGGAAGAGGGATCGCTAAGGGGATTTGACCACTGGTACATGTTCAGCATTTGAGGAACCAGGAAGTTGGCGTCAAGGATAATCTTGATAACGTCCGATAATATATATTATGTTAACAAAACCCATAAAAAACTAATGCTCAAAGTCTCCGTTAAACTCGAGTAAATTGTCATGTCTGTCTGCGATTCATCTGTTTACCATCGGTTGTCATCTCTATTCCGCTGTCTTAGCCTAATAATGGGACTCTAAACGCAGCCGTTGATTTGTGATGTTCATCAATGTGTTCAACCACAACTTCACGGACTGTCGTTGTAAACGTTTCATCCCAAGCTGCAGTATTCCTTAAAGCGCCGCTAAATGTGAGCTCATCCTCAATTCGTCCGATGGTTAAATGCGGTGTATATGTATACCTGCGATTTAAGTGCTCCGCCAGGATGCCTGTATATAATTCGTCATGCAGTGCTATAATCTGGTCGTTACCAGTTTTTACGTTGAGGAACAAGTACACTTCATCGGCGCCTGAGACTCCGCGCAGCATGATGTGAAACGGTTTTTGTTTGGATGTGCACTGTATGACATGGCGCTTCAGGTTTTCATCCGTAATACTATTTTTAAAAGGAAAAACCAAAGTAATATGCGGCGAAATGAGATTGGCAAGCGGGTCGTACTGTTTTCGGAACAGATGAATGCTATGTAGATTTGCAAAATATGGAAATATATGAATTGCAGTATCCACTTCCCCAGTTCCTTTCGAATTCATCATGATTTGCCGTGCTATTCAGGTGCTACCAGGTCGATCGTTTTGTGAGAGACTTAGATCCGTCTAGTCTAGTATCGTAACATTTCTCAACGCTATCGCAGTATCCTCAATCTCCAACGAGTTCGGTAACGAGGAGGACATCATGCTAAGCAAGCGGCACTATCGAAAATCGAAGCTGCGAACAAAGCGCTTTCGCAGACACGGTGCAGGAATGCTGATGGGATTGGCGCTCACCTTCGGCGGTGTGCATCCTGATGCACTCAAAGCGCTGCAACAGACAGTTCAAGGGGAAGTGATGGACCCCGAGAAGCGGGTTGATGAGTCAGGTGACGGTCACAGACTCGGCATACATCTACCTAAGGACTTCCAGTCACACTAGCGCTTGGCGCCGATCATCCTCTGTGTATCCCATCTGCCCATCACTACCGTATTGTGGTAGTCACCGTCGGAAAGCAACTTGTCGTTTATCAGTGTTCCTTCCCTAACAAATCCAGCGTGCTCATATAAGGCAATCGCTCGTATGTTCGTCTCCAGAACAGTTAGTGTCATTTTCCGGATCCCGTTCGTGTCAGCCCATGCTACACACCGATTCAGAAGATTCGTGCCGATTCCATATCCCCAGAATGGTCTTAGTACTGCCACGCCAAACTCCACTTTATGGGCGAATCGCTGTAAATAGTTCCCTTCGCATCTCGAAAAGCCTATAAGACGTTCACGAGTGCTGGCAACCAAGAATAGATTTCGTGATTTATCTGTATCGGTCTGAATGACCTTCTTAAACCTCTGGGCGTCCATAAAGTCTTCTCCGGATTCTCTGTCCAGGTTCTCCGTTTCTCCGTCAACCTGCAACCGAAGTGCAGACAGCGCTGGAGCATCCTTCTCTTCTGCAGATCGAATCACGTAGCTAAGGTCCCGCACAACAAACTCATTCTTTTCAATTCTCAGTTGCGTCACCTCTTCGTATTAAAGTGTGTGAAACACATGAAACAGGCTGGTCTCGTAACAGACAGGCGCTTCCTTGGATAAAGGCCTATTTAAAAGAGCGCGCCACCGTATCCCCGAAACTGCGAACGTCCGACAGATAGTCATATCCAGGTGGAGACCCCCACCTGTTAAACATGCGAACGGCCACCGTGTCATACTTCGGGATGACCAGCAACGTGACCGTTGAGTAGCCGAGAATTTGGTACGATCCCGCAGGTACGACATCTCCGATTTCATGCTGCCGTGCCGGGTGTGCTTTCACAAACCAGAGAAACCCGTTTTGAGGTAACTCACGGTTTTTGAGTGCTGGGCTTTGAAGGGATGTGGCTGTATGAATAATTCGTCCTGGCACGGCATTCTTTTCGCCAATGTCTCCCCCTTTCATATGAAGATATCCCCAATAAGCTAAGTCCTGGGCTGAGACATACATGTTGGATTTATCGCCGGCAATGCTTTCAGCATCAGACCACCCTCCCTCATCCGTCTTTCCCAAGACACTCACTAAATTGTCTGTGGGTTGGTTGTACCACCCTGTTTGCTCAAGTTTCATCGGTTCAAAGACCTCTTGGGAGAGGATCTGTGCCACCGTTTTACCGGAGGTTTTACGGACGATGTTGCACAGCATGTCAATGCCAATGCCTCGGTAAGCCCAACTTTCACCTGCCGGAAACTCTCGCTGCGCCTCCCCGTGGTTCATTCTGAGGCCATGGGTGTGCGTCAACAAATGCCTGATGGTTGT
Proteins encoded in this window:
- a CDS encoding alpha/beta hydrolase, coding for MDEQHVVVRREGMESCPVRRNLVYKTAEDTELKFDLYYPAHYDGTSLLPAVIFAHGEAPWEVLYNAKDWGQYTGWGQLAASAGIVGITFTRRPSAGFTELKTASGDVNDFFEHMSKHAEDFGVDTERLALWVCSAGGPAALSVALQERVLRFKAVAALYTLMNLTHIDELQGEISSSEARHYSPIWALHDRPSEEVPPMMVVRAGRDNEVINQSIDDFTAKCFARNLPITVVNHKDGQHGFDVRDNTSMSRYVIDSVLLFLGYHLHGSAN
- a CDS encoding thioesterase family protein; translated protein: MKHITKIPVRFSDTDMLGHVNNSRYFTYMEESRIDFLQTVVANDAGTIPLIIASAQVHFRAQTFYPQTLKIESWVSRWGNSSFDVTSEMYDEETGTLVFEGVAVLVHFDYDEQKPSRVPEAYREKLLPYSHEG
- a CDS encoding serine hydrolase, with the protein product MKHVEVRTVYLPREKSKQFEATVKHVQATQSAINASGAAVLIIHQDKVVREEYFGYQSSEPNSRPIQEDTQFHVASVRKSYIGFAVSYSLYHGYISSIDDLVSDYLETYDRKLLRDTTIRHLLTHTHGLRMNHGEAQREFPAGESWAYRGIGIDMLCNIVRKTSGKTVAQILSQEVFEPMKLEQTGWYNQPTDNLVSVLGKTDEGGWSDAESIAGDKSNMYVSAQDLAYWGYLHMKGGDIGEKNAVPGRIIHTATSLQSPALKNRELPQNGFLWFVKAHPARQHEIGDVVPAGSYQILGYSTVTLLVIPKYDTVAVRMFNRWGSPPGYDYLSDVRSFGDTVARSFK
- a CDS encoding MMPL family transporter is translated as MKRSVEVLLSRYAHIVNKFKWLIVILWIAVVAAAVLYLPNLQTVVSRQSQTYLPNSAESVVAGKLANQIDTKHKSQSTVVVAIRNSHGLTNQDRGYLAQRVQDLQNQASSFHITYMQDVSNSPSSVASKFTSKDNTTEIAVIGLSQGITDPTINHTLKHLYASFSNVPSGAKVYFTGNVPIQEDALHGSLDAAQKTAVVTVILVLTILLIVFRSLLAPLLTLIAIGLSYVVSSGLVAWAAQHGLPVSTFTQTFLIAILMGAGTDYTMIMMNRFREELTRTHDNEEALTAALRGISKTVVFSALTVLISFAVLYFAHFGLYRSAVGISIGIFITLLNCVTLVPAVMSLMGRALYWPLQPKPGSSHRPSRIWNWTSGVSIRRPWTVLLILAVILVPVGLLFSNVRTFNPMTDISNSTSVKGFNVVAKAFGQGQVMPTTIVVKTTANLRTSKGMDSIQQISRNLAAVPGVKEVDSATQPVGKVIQGFELAYQNDQASSGLKQISGGLSKLSSQLSGNQGQNGVSQIGQLQNGSSKVTSGINSLAKGASGLATNSQKLGTGAQGLANGISKVQAGVSSLSSGTSQLAATDQKLAGTAGALANAIAAWAKQHPASTQSPSWQQIQGLAKGLSTGTNASAAASTKLAAGAKQAAQGMAGLETGASKLAGGATQFSQGASQLASGANQLASGSKQVTNGIGKIKTATGSEVSGLGQAAAGTAKMQSGLTKVQRFLHQSRVASNPGFYIPQSTLSSNKSLQQAMNSYISTDGHIAKFTVVLKDNPYSMAAIRTMTPLRQAVQMALAASPVGHGTVYIGGTTGTQANMNQLSSQDFVRTMSIVFIAIFILLAILLQSVLTPLFTLMSLAATYFVTMGIIQNIAIHMLHQPGVNWAVPFFAFLLLVALGVDYSIFLTSRFDEEYRAGRGPVSAMRHSMRAMGNVVFSAALIMAGTFGSMIATGMSTLTEIGLSVVIGLFLYTLLMLGFYTPAVIAIIGRAHAWPFVRTAEEDDTDSLGAGTVRNTPELEN
- a CDS encoding GNAT family N-acetyltransferase; its protein translation is MLQMSLRAQRLISLAERTLPDSRPNVVLPIDLFVGGLYERTGVLGELFLNADFDLSKLELQRHRQASDEDTVSMLPFNLPVSQKVVSLVRRADELRESYRQTVITEGDICSGLLELDEIVSLLEYSTTGMTKEEVLHTVCSPRDMVVHLRGFTEKDSRLGNTVIRRAQPADSKALFEFVSQEFGERWVKQVSYGLRQTTVPIFIAIDSRVRGFACYDVVRGKKGTFGPMGTSIESRQSGIGRALLLRSLAEMQKLGYDYAVIKNAGPIEFYEMTCGAVVVPKLHL
- a CDS encoding MarR family winged helix-turn-helix transcriptional regulator; translated protein: MTNVKKHPGRPKAGQAETLPLGTADANRDNSKPTADELAAQLDDILPTVASRLLHFIRVVPGTEITRVQEFLLRHLHAQGPCTASTIGSMLGITSGPVTSLTKRLIEKGLIARYNDTEDGRIHWFRLTPSGVELVQQVASYRRTEWKRLVEKLGETVQPKAWL
- a CDS encoding 2'-5' RNA ligase family protein, with protein sequence MMNSKGTGEVDTAIHIFPYFANLHSIHLFRKQYDPLANLISPHITLVFPFKNSITDENLKRHVIQCTSKQKPFHIMLRGVSGADEVYLFLNVKTGNDQIIALHDELYTGILAEHLNRRYTYTPHLTIGRIEDELTFSGALRNTAAWDETFTTTVREVVVEHIDEHHKSTAAFRVPLLG
- a CDS encoding DJ-1/PfpI family protein; translation: MPKKVLILTGDAVEALEVYYPFYRLLEENISAVIAAPSKKTLHTVVHDFEDWDTYTEKPGYQLEANVAYEEVNPEEFDALIIPGGRAPEYIRLNRDVPRIIGHFFDTNKPVGAICHAAQVLETVAPKLQGRSMTAYIACKPSVELMGARYIDETLHVDGNLVSGHAWPDLPGFMREFLKLLNS
- a CDS encoding GNAT family N-acetyltransferase; translation: MTLSDVSKPGVATPRTETAESQQPCVTPPVKLRHLALPGDVETAASWYANPEVLYFSEGAKVPPFSKHRIENMYRWLSEKGTVYIIEVFEGKWVPVGDAALCKDLIPIVIGDNRYRNRGIGSRVLELLIEDAITLGWNTLIAHKVFSYNTPSIKLFEKYGFIRTFVGVDENGEMFFRYEKSLH
- a CDS encoding GNAT family N-acetyltransferase; this encodes MRIEKNEFVVRDLSYVIRSAEEKDAPALSALRLQVDGETENLDRESGEDFMDAQRFKKVIQTDTDKSRNLFLVASTRERLIGFSRCEGNYLQRFAHKVEFGVAVLRPFWGYGIGTNLLNRCVAWADTNGIRKMTLTVLETNIRAIALYEHAGFVREGTLINDKLLSDGDYHNTVVMGRWDTQRMIGAKR